In Pseudomonas fakonensis, one DNA window encodes the following:
- a CDS encoding LysR substrate-binding domain-containing protein, with amino-acid sequence MVKHTEPDQTLIKMPSLRAVKAFVAAARYQNFTRAAEALCVTQAAISRQIRELEEHLGAELFSRAGRAVELTAAGAIFFDAVQLSFTNIAQAAERVRNSELPKQRVTLCCSPAFANFWLGPRLPAFFEAYPEIDLDLVVTQNFLTLENGLRPDIIICKMAKGGDGYHSQPLMCDVIYPVCTPQYLAQHPEVATLEGIRDSALLNLSPYGRSQVAEHVDWKVWFAYQEVDFAQRASHAPLLFSANDFNVLLQLTLAHQGVALGWHYLVAPLVEQGLLVRPVEERLVHRNTLHYLSFNETRSHDPSCCKLREWLAEQFEGEALEDDNADR; translated from the coding sequence ATGGTCAAACATACCGAACCGGATCAGACACTGATCAAGATGCCATCGCTGCGGGCAGTGAAAGCCTTCGTTGCCGCCGCCCGCTACCAGAACTTCACCCGCGCCGCCGAGGCGCTGTGCGTGACCCAGGCGGCCATCAGCCGGCAAATCCGCGAGCTGGAGGAGCACCTGGGCGCCGAGCTGTTCAGCCGCGCCGGGCGCGCGGTGGAGCTGACCGCCGCCGGGGCGATCTTCTTCGATGCGGTGCAGTTGTCGTTCACCAATATTGCCCAGGCCGCCGAACGCGTACGCAACAGCGAGTTGCCCAAACAGCGGGTGACGCTGTGCTGCTCGCCGGCGTTCGCCAACTTCTGGCTGGGGCCGCGGCTGCCGGCGTTTTTCGAAGCCTACCCGGAGATCGACCTGGACCTGGTGGTGACGCAGAACTTCCTCACTTTGGAGAACGGCCTGCGCCCGGACATCATCATCTGCAAGATGGCCAAGGGCGGCGACGGCTACCACAGCCAGCCGCTGATGTGCGACGTGATCTACCCGGTGTGCACGCCGCAGTACCTGGCGCAGCACCCCGAGGTGGCGACCCTCGAGGGCATCCGTGACAGCGCACTGCTGAACCTGAGCCCCTACGGCCGCTCGCAGGTGGCCGAGCACGTCGACTGGAAGGTCTGGTTCGCCTATCAAGAGGTCGATTTTGCCCAACGCGCCAGCCACGCACCGCTGCTGTTCAGCGCCAACGACTTCAACGTGCTGCTGCAACTGACCCTGGCCCACCAGGGCGTGGCCCTGGGCTGGCACTACCTGGTCGCCCCGCTGGTGGAACAAGGGCTGCTGGTACGGCCGGTAGAAGAGCGCCTGGTACACCGCAATACCCTGCACTACCTGAGTTTCAACGAAACCCGCAGCCACGACCCCAGTTGCTGCAAGTTGCGCGAATGGCTGGCAGAGCAGTTCGAAGGCGAAGCACTGGAAGACGACAACGCCGATAGATAA
- a CDS encoding electron transfer flavoprotein subunit alpha/FixB family protein → MTILVVAEHENGAVAPATLNTVAAAAKIGGDIHVLVAGASVGGVAEAAAKIAGVAKVLVADNAAYAHALPENVAPLIVELAKGYSHVLAPATTNGKNILPRVAALLDVDQISEIVSVEAADTFKRPIYAGNAIATVQSSASVKVITVRTTGFDAVAAEGGSAAVEAVAAAHNAGISAFVGEELAKSDRPELTAAKIVVSGGRGMGNGDNFKHLYALADKLGAAVGASRAAVDAGFVPNDMQVGQTGKIVAPQLYIAVGISGAIQHLAGMKDSKVIVAINKDEEAPIFQVADYGLVADLFEAVPELEKLV, encoded by the coding sequence ATGACTATCCTGGTTGTCGCTGAACACGAGAACGGTGCCGTAGCCCCGGCCACCCTGAACACTGTCGCTGCTGCTGCCAAGATCGGTGGTGATATCCACGTGCTGGTTGCCGGCGCAAGCGTCGGTGGCGTTGCCGAAGCCGCCGCCAAGATTGCCGGTGTTGCCAAGGTGCTGGTCGCTGATAACGCCGCCTACGCCCACGCCCTGCCGGAAAACGTCGCGCCGCTGATCGTTGAGCTGGCAAAAGGCTACAGCCACGTGCTGGCCCCGGCCACCACCAACGGCAAGAACATCCTGCCGCGCGTTGCCGCGCTGCTGGACGTCGACCAGATCTCCGAGATTGTCTCGGTCGAAGCTGCCGACACCTTCAAGCGTCCGATCTACGCCGGTAACGCCATTGCCACCGTGCAGTCGAGCGCCTCGGTCAAGGTCATCACCGTGCGTACCACCGGTTTCGACGCCGTGGCCGCCGAAGGTGGCTCGGCTGCTGTCGAAGCTGTCGCTGCTGCGCACAATGCCGGCATCTCGGCCTTCGTCGGTGAAGAGCTGGCCAAGTCCGATCGCCCAGAGCTGACTGCTGCCAAGATCGTCGTTTCCGGCGGGCGCGGCATGGGTAACGGTGACAACTTCAAGCACCTCTACGCACTGGCCGACAAGCTCGGCGCCGCCGTCGGTGCCTCGCGCGCCGCGGTCGACGCAGGCTTCGTGCCCAACGACATGCAGGTCGGCCAGACCGGCAAGATCGTTGCGCCGCAGCTGTACATCGCCGTTGGTATTTCCGGCGCGATCCAGCACCTGGCTGGCATGAAAGACTCGAAAGTGATCGTTGCGATCAACAAGGACGAGGAGGCGCCGATCTTCCAGGTGGCCGACTACGGCCTGGTCGCTGACCTGTTCGAAGCGGTCCCAGAGCTGGAAAAGCTGGTCTGA
- a CDS encoding helix-turn-helix domain-containing protein: MNRSFKSTLKTKNLTYLSRGNPQPTGGVAQRVALVLHDGFSLMAFSAAMDALWTANHIANTLIFELQVAGEGERVASDVGIHIPVTQPLGTLQMSALDCVLVCEPEGVHLTRHRGRRRNSRACTAGVADLMLGLLAVSCEPLLLKAVQEMLLWRRGGEREQASTLTPVIDRVLPTCLQAALELMRTHVEAPLGMETIARRVGQSRRQLERDFRRHVEASPTRYYLELRLTHARQLLLHTEKSLTEVSLASGFVSTAHFYRRFRELFALAPKEFRLRARRAANSLNPA; encoded by the coding sequence ATGAACCGCTCATTCAAAAGCACCCTCAAGACCAAGAACCTCACCTACCTTTCCCGTGGCAACCCGCAGCCAACTGGCGGTGTTGCCCAGCGGGTGGCCCTTGTGCTGCACGATGGCTTCTCGCTGATGGCGTTCTCGGCGGCCATGGACGCGCTGTGGACCGCCAACCACATCGCCAACACGCTGATCTTCGAGTTGCAGGTGGCCGGGGAGGGCGAGCGGGTGGCCAGTGACGTTGGCATCCACATCCCCGTGACCCAGCCCCTGGGCACTTTGCAGATGAGTGCGCTGGACTGCGTGCTGGTGTGCGAGCCCGAAGGGGTGCACCTGACCCGCCACCGTGGGCGGCGGCGCAACAGCCGGGCTTGCACCGCCGGGGTGGCGGACCTGATGCTCGGCCTGCTCGCCGTCAGTTGCGAGCCGCTGTTGCTCAAGGCCGTGCAGGAGATGCTGCTGTGGCGCCGCGGTGGCGAGCGCGAGCAGGCCTCGACCCTGACCCCGGTCATCGACCGGGTGCTGCCCACCTGCCTGCAGGCGGCCCTGGAACTGATGCGCACCCATGTGGAAGCGCCATTGGGCATGGAAACCATCGCCCGGCGCGTCGGGCAATCCCGGCGCCAGCTGGAGCGCGACTTCCGCCGCCATGTCGAGGCCTCACCGACACGCTACTACCTGGAGCTGCGCCTGACCCACGCCCGCCAGTTGCTGCTGCACACCGAAAAGTCGCTGACCGAGGTTTCCCTGGCCAGTGGCTTCGTCAGCACTGCGCATTTCTATCGGCGTTTTCGCGAGCTGTTCGCCCTGGCGCCGAAGGAATTTCGCCTGCGCGCCAGGCGTGCGGCCAATAGCCTCAACCCTGCCTGA
- a CDS encoding NAD(P)/FAD-dependent oxidoreductase → MYKARKFPRNDSLSGWVGLLPARQPRPALNDNINADVAIIGAGFAGLSAARRLSQLDPTLRIAILEAGVVGEGATGRNSGFVIDLPHEVSSQDFGDTSNERARRDITLYRTAIALATDMAGQYGWGREILDPCGRYSVAISHKGDTHINTYARQLQGLGEAHEILDAKGIQAVTGSALYTSGLYMPGTLMVQPAAYIRAVADSFQAPVTLYENSAVKSFEKQAGSWLLKTAKGAVQAGRIILANNGHAQSFGLFRGQLLHVFTYASMSEPFDPKRLAGKRDWAATPALPMGTTVRRVSGADGDRLLIRSRYSYHAGLEINEGHVRSAGRIHDIKFAARFPGLLNVKMQYRWGGPMALTLNSVPAFGEIEPGLFAACACNGLGASKSTAAGIAAAEAAMGLNSPMVEIFRGYEAPKNLPPQPFLSIGAKANLSVREWRAGAE, encoded by the coding sequence ATGTACAAGGCCAGGAAATTCCCGCGTAACGACAGCCTGTCAGGCTGGGTCGGCCTGCTGCCGGCACGCCAGCCGCGCCCCGCCCTCAACGACAACATCAACGCCGACGTGGCGATCATCGGCGCCGGCTTTGCCGGGCTCTCGGCAGCGCGCAGGCTGAGCCAGCTCGACCCGACCTTGCGCATCGCCATCCTCGAAGCCGGGGTGGTGGGCGAAGGCGCCACCGGGCGCAACTCGGGGTTCGTCATCGATCTGCCCCACGAAGTCAGCTCGCAGGACTTCGGCGATACCTCCAACGAACGCGCCCGGCGTGACATCACCCTGTACCGCACGGCCATCGCCCTGGCCACCGACATGGCCGGGCAATATGGCTGGGGCCGCGAGATCCTCGACCCTTGCGGGCGCTACAGCGTGGCCATCAGCCACAAGGGCGACACCCACATCAACACCTACGCCAGGCAGTTGCAGGGGTTGGGCGAGGCACACGAGATCCTCGACGCCAAGGGCATCCAGGCGGTGACCGGCAGCGCCCTGTACACCTCGGGCCTGTACATGCCGGGCACGCTCATGGTGCAGCCGGCGGCGTACATCCGCGCGGTGGCCGACAGCTTCCAGGCGCCGGTTACGCTCTACGAAAACAGCGCGGTGAAGTCATTCGAGAAGCAGGCCGGCAGCTGGCTGCTGAAGACCGCCAAGGGCGCGGTGCAGGCCGGGCGCATCATCCTCGCCAACAACGGCCATGCACAAAGCTTCGGGTTGTTCCGTGGCCAGTTGCTGCATGTGTTCACCTACGCCTCGATGAGCGAGCCATTCGACCCCAAGCGCCTGGCGGGCAAGCGCGACTGGGCGGCTACCCCGGCCCTGCCCATGGGCACCACGGTGCGCAGAGTGAGCGGCGCGGATGGCGACCGCCTGCTGATCCGCTCGCGCTACAGCTACCACGCCGGGCTTGAGATCAACGAGGGTCATGTACGCAGTGCCGGGCGCATCCACGACATCAAGTTCGCTGCACGCTTCCCGGGCCTTTTGAACGTGAAGATGCAATACCGTTGGGGCGGGCCGATGGCGCTGACGCTGAACAGCGTGCCGGCGTTCGGCGAAATCGAACCGGGGCTGTTTGCAGCGTGCGCGTGCAATGGGCTGGGGGCGTCGAAGTCGACGGCGGCAGGGATTGCCGCGGCGGAAGCGGCCATGGGGCTGAATTCGCCGATGGTGGAGATCTTCCGTGGCTATGAGGCGCCCAAGAACCTGCCGCCGCAGCCGTTTTTGAGCATCGGGGCCAAGGCCAACCTCAGCGTGCGCGAGTGGCGGGCGGGGGCGGAGTGA
- a CDS encoding electron transfer flavoprotein subunit beta/FixA family protein: protein MKVLVAVKRVVDYNVKVRVKADNSGVDLANVKMSMNPFCEIAVEEAVRLKEKGVATEIVVVSVGPTTAQEQLRTALALGADRAILVEAADELNSLAVAKALKAVVDKEQPQLVILGKQAIDSDNNQTGQMLAALTGYAQGTFASKVEVAGDKLNVTREIDGGLQTVALNLPAIVTTDLRLNEPRYASLPNIMKAKKKPLETVTPDALGVTLASTNKTIKVEAPAARSAGIKVKSVAELVEKLKNEAKVI from the coding sequence ATGAAGGTTCTTGTAGCTGTCAAACGAGTGGTCGACTACAACGTCAAGGTTCGCGTCAAGGCGGACAACTCCGGCGTCGACCTTGCAAACGTCAAGATGTCCATGAACCCCTTCTGCGAAATCGCCGTGGAAGAGGCCGTACGCCTGAAAGAAAAAGGCGTTGCCACCGAGATCGTCGTGGTCTCTGTCGGCCCGACTACCGCTCAGGAGCAGCTGCGTACTGCCCTGGCCCTGGGTGCCGACCGCGCCATCCTGGTCGAAGCCGCTGACGAGCTGAACTCCCTGGCCGTGGCCAAGGCGTTGAAAGCCGTTGTCGACAAGGAGCAGCCACAGCTGGTCATCCTCGGCAAGCAGGCCATCGACAGCGACAACAACCAGACCGGCCAGATGCTGGCCGCGCTGACCGGCTACGCTCAGGGCACTTTCGCCTCCAAGGTTGAAGTGGCAGGCGACAAGCTCAACGTCACCCGCGAAATCGACGGCGGCCTGCAGACCGTTGCCCTGAACCTGCCGGCGATCGTCACCACCGACCTGCGCCTGAACGAGCCGCGCTACGCGTCGCTGCCGAACATCATGAAGGCCAAGAAGAAGCCGCTGGAAACCGTCACGCCAGATGCGCTGGGCGTAACGCTGGCCTCCACCAACAAGACCATCAAGGTTGAAGCCCCGGCTGCCCGCAGCGCTGGCATCAAGGTCAAATCGGTGGCCGAACTGGTCGAGAAGCTGAAGAACGAAGCGAAGGTAATCTAA
- a CDS encoding dihydrodipicolinate synthase family protein codes for MSNFKFPGINLAITTPFDAQGKIDFARFEALIERYLAAGVQGFVLSSGTGMHVYLSKDESEQLVAFGAKVINGRARVIAQTSALLADEVVERTRHAADCGADGVMVLPPFFEGPTDDAGIIDFYTTVASAGLPVIGYNVPQAVGVEVTPALFEQLSQIPNFVSVKDSSGDLAAQAALIRTGLPTMNGADPLVPYALYAGAAGLIWGGANMAPRSCVAFVNAALDKQWDRARDLWRDIEPAMSLIWQGDYVQSVYAGAELAGYGAGNPRRPLARLGADKAATLEAALAPLLALEASLA; via the coding sequence ATGTCCAACTTCAAGTTCCCCGGTATCAACCTGGCCATTACCACCCCGTTCGACGCCCAGGGCAAGATCGACTTCGCCCGCTTCGAGGCGTTGATTGAGCGTTACCTGGCAGCCGGCGTACAGGGCTTCGTGCTGAGCTCCGGCACCGGCATGCACGTGTACCTGAGCAAGGACGAGTCCGAGCAACTGGTGGCCTTCGGCGCCAAGGTGATCAACGGCCGCGCCCGGGTCATCGCCCAGACCTCCGCCCTGCTGGCCGATGAAGTGGTCGAGCGCACCCGCCACGCCGCCGACTGCGGCGCCGACGGGGTGATGGTGCTGCCGCCATTCTTCGAGGGCCCGACCGACGATGCGGGCATCATCGACTTCTACACCACGGTTGCCAGCGCCGGCCTGCCGGTCATCGGCTACAACGTGCCGCAGGCCGTGGGTGTGGAAGTGACCCCGGCGCTGTTCGAACAGCTCAGCCAGATCCCCAACTTCGTCTCGGTCAAGGACAGCAGTGGCGACCTGGCCGCCCAGGCCGCGCTGATTCGCACCGGCCTGCCGACCATGAACGGCGCCGACCCGCTGGTGCCCTACGCCCTGTATGCCGGCGCCGCCGGGCTGATCTGGGGCGGCGCCAACATGGCCCCGCGCAGTTGCGTGGCATTCGTCAATGCCGCGCTCGACAAGCAATGGGACCGCGCCCGCGACCTGTGGCGCGACATCGAGCCGGCAATGTCGCTGATCTGGCAGGGCGACTACGTGCAGTCGGTGTATGCCGGTGCCGAGCTGGCCGGTTACGGCGCCGGCAACCCGCGCCGCCCGCTGGCGCGCCTTGGCGCCGACAAAGCCGCCACCCTTGAGGCCGCGCTGGCCCCGCTGCTGGCCCTCGAAGCCAGCCTGGCCTGA
- a CDS encoding substrate-binding periplasmic protein: MAFGWSSRVLAGALALLSAPVWAVGKCERLVVTGSPDAPPYSWQDPQDPTHLIGANVDLLRQVAGELGLKVEVLHAGKREQALEEVRSGRMDLLLDTPMQVTQLTALDYIHPPLQLNEYLVWTRHDAVLEFNGPADLARYKGSVSQKARLTPAFEAFAKAQLKLDPSQNLTQAFQKLVLGQVDYVLAGRYSGMALAQSLGVGDSLIARGLPVDRPGLYLAVSHNSACNDSWLRGRLAKKLTELPISGASEAVLQRNVERWKAQMQPVVQ; encoded by the coding sequence ATGGCGTTTGGTTGGAGTTCAAGGGTGCTGGCCGGTGCACTGGCGTTGCTGTCGGCCCCGGTGTGGGCGGTGGGCAAGTGCGAGCGCCTGGTGGTCACCGGTAGCCCGGATGCGCCGCCGTATTCCTGGCAGGACCCGCAGGACCCGACCCACCTGATCGGCGCCAACGTCGACCTGCTGCGCCAGGTGGCGGGCGAGCTGGGATTGAAGGTGGAGGTACTGCATGCCGGCAAGCGCGAGCAGGCACTGGAAGAGGTGCGCAGCGGGCGCATGGACCTGCTGCTCGATACACCGATGCAGGTCACCCAGCTGACCGCGCTGGACTACATTCACCCGCCGTTGCAGCTCAACGAATACCTGGTATGGACCCGCCACGACGCGGTGCTGGAGTTCAACGGCCCGGCGGACCTGGCCCGCTACAAGGGCAGCGTGTCGCAGAAGGCGCGCCTGACCCCGGCCTTCGAGGCGTTCGCCAAGGCCCAGCTCAAGCTGGACCCTTCGCAAAACCTGACCCAGGCGTTCCAGAAGCTGGTGCTGGGGCAGGTGGACTATGTGCTGGCCGGGCGCTACTCGGGCATGGCCCTGGCGCAGAGCCTGGGGGTTGGCGACAGCCTGATCGCCCGTGGCCTGCCGGTGGACCGGCCGGGGCTGTACCTGGCGGTTTCGCATAACTCAGCGTGCAACGACAGCTGGCTGCGCGGGCGGTTGGCCAAGAAGCTCACCGAGCTGCCGATTTCCGGGGCCTCGGAGGCGGTGCTGCAGCGTAACGTGGAGCGCTGGAAGGCGCAGATGCAGCCTGTGGTGCAATAA